Proteins found in one Labrus bergylta chromosome 8, fLabBer1.1, whole genome shotgun sequence genomic segment:
- the pear1 gene encoding multiple epidermal growth factor-like domains protein 10 isoform X1: MSCRGKLIRTMPTLQSSAPLLLFSFLIGLSFSLNPRDPNVCSLWESFTTSVKESYFHPYDHVTEEPCSDPRTSYRCTRHRITYKTAYRQAVKTDYRKRYQCCPGYYESRDKCVPRCTKECVHGRCVAPDRCQCEGGWRGDDCSSACDDKHWGPACSQQCKCENGALCNPVKGECQCLPGFIGRYCEESCPAGTFGKGCLQRCKCGTGGSCDKATGECLCRDGFTGTFCEKACPRRCQARCPCQNGGICKGKGVCDCPPGWTGAVCTERCPDGRFGSNCADECVCHNRGKCDPENGQCQCAKGFTGSRCNEECAAGSYGQDCKGVCDCANGARCYNIDGGCLCEPGFHGPHCRDRMCAPGKYGMHCERTCLCQDKHTLSCHPMKGECTCQPGWAGLFCNETCAHGFYGHGCLEPCLCVNGGVCDCATGQCKCAPGFTGVHCENPCKSGTYGKNCSLECSCKNFVDCSPVDGTCFCKEGWRGSDCSFRCSEGTWGPGCNATCHCTNGAKCNPADGTCTCTAGWKGARCDQPCPMGTFGPGCLKRCDCVHADGCQATTGECHCLPGWSGSRCNQPCSEGLWGRHCNLTCLKHCPNSDTCVRETGACVCRAGYWGVTCQNKCRAGMYGEQCSMSCPSCGQSYRCHHVTGECDCLPGFTGANCDQVCPAGYFGKQCSEVCINCANNSTCDHRDGHCECLPGWTATDCSIPCSPGRFGPFCTQTCSCPANLICDRFTGDCVCEGGGDECKEDSSVQSGSVMVPLPPGERESWGAIAGIVVLVILVVLLLALLLLYRRRQKDKQNNTPTVSFSTARTVNSEYAVPDVPHSYHHYYSNPSYHTLSQNRPPLPHLPNNHDRTIKNTNNQLFCSVKNMERERRGLFGVESNATLPADWKHHEPRKDSGAFGIDRSYSYSASLGKYYNKELKDSVAVSSSSLNSENPYATIKDLPGLPFCPPESSYMEMKSAVPRERAYTEISPPFNTATLRRERQSSLGHPPHEDPQSHYDLPVNSHIPGHYDLPPLRRPPSPSLRRSPQ; this comes from the exons CTTCACCACCTCAGTGAAGGAGTCCTACTTTCATCCTTATGACCATGTGACAGAGGAGCCCTGCTCGGACCCTCGGACCTCCTACAGATGCACGCGCCACAG GATCACATACAAGACGGCCTACAGGCAGGCGGTGAAGACCGACTACCGAAAGAGGTACCAGTGCTGTCCGGGTTACTACGAGAGCAGAGACAAATGTGTCC CTCGCTGTACCAAGGAGTGTGTCCACGGTCGATGTGTCGCTCCGGACCGCTGCCAGTGTGAGGGAGGCTGGCGAGGAGACGACTGTTCCAGCG CCTGTGATGACAAACACTGGGGTCCGGCCTGCAGCCAGCAGTGCAAGTGTGAGAACGGAGCGCTCTGCAATCCCGTAAAGGGGGAGTGTCAGTGTCTTCCGGGGTTCATTGGACGATACTGCGAGGAGTCATGTCCAGCAGGGACCTTTGGTAAAGGCTGTCTGCAGAGGTGCAAGTGTGGGACTGGAGGATCCTGCGATAAAGCAACAGGAGAGTGTTTATGCCGGGACGGATTCACTGGGACTTT CTGTGAGAAAGCTTGTCCCAGAAGATGTCAGGCACGCTGCCCCTGCCAGAACGGTGGTATCTGCAAGGGCAAAGGGGTCTGTGACTGCCCCCCTGGGTGGACG GGTGCGGTTTGCACGGAGCGCTGCCCAGATGGACGGTTTGGATCAAACTGTGCTGACGAGTGTGTTTGCCACAACAGGGGCAAATGTGACCCTGAAAATGGACAGTGCCAGTGTGCTAAAGGCTTCACCGGTAGTAG ATGTAATGAGGAGTGTGCTGCAGGCTCGTACGGTCAGGACTGCAAAGGTGTGTGTGACTGCGCGAACGGTGCTCGCTGCTACAACATCGACGGAGGCTGCCTGTGTGAGCCGGGGTTTCACGGTCCACACTGCAGGGACAGGATGTGTGCACCGGGCAAATACGGCATGCACTGTGAACGCACGTGTCTCTGccaggacaaacacacactcag CTGCCACCCAATGAAAGGAGAATGCACCTGCCAGCCTGGGTGGGCTGGGCTGTTCTGTAACGAGACCTGCGCTCACGGTTTCTACGGTCACGGTTGCCTGGagccgtgtttgtgtgtgaatggaggGGTGTGTGATTGTGCAACAGGTCAATGCAAGTGTGCACCCGGGTTCACG ggggTTCACTGTGAGAATCCATGTAAAAGTGGCACCTATGGCAAGAACTGCTCTCTGGAGTGCTCCTGCAAAAACTTTGTCGACTGCTCGCCTGTTGATGGGACCTGCTTCTGTAAAGAGG GCTGGCGGGGGTCGGACTGCTCCTTCCGCTGCTCTGAGGGAACCTGGGGTCCAGGATGCAACGCTACCTGCCACTGCACCAATGGGGCAAAATGTAATCCTGCAGATGGAACCTGCACCTGCACAGCCGGCTGGAAGGGGGCACGCTGTGACCAACCGTGCCCG ATGGGCACGTTCGGGCCAGGCTGCCTGAAGAGGTGTGATTGTGTTCATGCAGACGGCTGCCAAGCAACAACCGGGGAGTGCCACTGTCTGCCAGGCTGGTCGG GTTCACGCTGTAACCAGCCGTGTTCAGAGGGTCTGTGGGGGCGTCACTGTAACCTGACCTGTTTAAAGCACTGTCCCAACAGTGACACGTGTGTGAGGGAAACTGGAGCATGTGTGTGTCGCGCAGGCTACTGGGGAGTCACCTGTCAAAACA AATGCCGAGCTGGTATGTATGGAGAGCAGTGCAGCATGTCGTGTCCATCCTGTGGTCAGTCGTACCGCTGCCACCATGTGACCGGAGAGTGTGACTGTCTACCTGGGTTCACTGGAGCCAACTGTGACCAAG TTTGTCCTGCTGGCTACTTTGGCAAACAGTGTTCTGAAGTTTGTATAAACTGTGCCAACAACTCCACATGTGACCACCGGGACGGCCACTGTGAATGTTTGCCCGGCTGGACCGCGACGGACTGCTCCATAC CGTGTAGTCCAGGACGCTTTGGTCCGTTCTGTACTCAGACCTGCTCCTGTCCAGCCAACCTCATCTGTGACCGATTCACtggagactgtgtgtgtgaaggtggaGGAGACGAGTGCAAAGAAG ACTCCTCTGTGCAGTCTGGGAGCGTTATGGTTCCTCTTCCTCCCGGCGAGAGGGAGTCCTGGGGAGCCATCGCTGGCATCGTGGTGCTCGTCATACTGGTGGTGTTGCTGctggctctgctgctgctctaccGCCGCAGGCAGAAGGACAAGCAGAACAACACGCCGACTGTTTCCTTCTCCACCGCACGCACCGTCAACTCTGAATACGCTGTTCCAG ATGTTCCTCACAGTTACCATCATTACTACTCCAACCCCAGCTACCACACATTGAGCCAGAACCGACCTCCACTGCCCCACCTGCCCAACAACCACGACCGCACCATCAAG AACACCAATAACCAGCTGTTCTGCAGTGTGAAAAACATGGAGCGGGAGAGGCGGGGCTTGTTTGGGGTCGAGAGCAATGCCACTCTACCTGCGGACTGGAAACACCACGAGCCCCGCAAAGACTCAG GAGCTTTTGGAATCGACCGGAGCTACAGCTACAGTGCCAGCCTCGGAAAATATTACAACAAAG AGCTGAAGGACTCGGTGGCGGTGAGCAGCAGCTCTCTGAACAGCGAGAACCCGTATGCCACCATCAAAGACCTGCCGGGCCTGCCCTTCTGCCCCCCGGAGAGCAGCTACATGGAGATGAAGTCAGCCGTGCCGCGAGAGCGAGCATACACAGAGATCAGCCCGCCGTTCAACACGGCCACTTTACGCAGAG agcgCCAGAGTTCTCTCGGCCACCCTCCACACGAGGACCCCCAGAGCCACTACGACCTCCCTGTGAACAGTCACATCCCAGGACATTACGACCTACCGCCACTCCGCCGACCCCCCTCACCATCCCTGAGGAGGAGTCCTCAGTGA
- the pear1 gene encoding multiple epidermal growth factor-like domains protein 10 isoform X2 codes for MPTLQSSAPLLLFSFLIGLSFSLNPRDPNVCSLWESFTTSVKESYFHPYDHVTEEPCSDPRTSYRCTRHRITYKTAYRQAVKTDYRKRYQCCPGYYESRDKCVPRCTKECVHGRCVAPDRCQCEGGWRGDDCSSACDDKHWGPACSQQCKCENGALCNPVKGECQCLPGFIGRYCEESCPAGTFGKGCLQRCKCGTGGSCDKATGECLCRDGFTGTFCEKACPRRCQARCPCQNGGICKGKGVCDCPPGWTGAVCTERCPDGRFGSNCADECVCHNRGKCDPENGQCQCAKGFTGSRCNEECAAGSYGQDCKGVCDCANGARCYNIDGGCLCEPGFHGPHCRDRMCAPGKYGMHCERTCLCQDKHTLSCHPMKGECTCQPGWAGLFCNETCAHGFYGHGCLEPCLCVNGGVCDCATGQCKCAPGFTGVHCENPCKSGTYGKNCSLECSCKNFVDCSPVDGTCFCKEGWRGSDCSFRCSEGTWGPGCNATCHCTNGAKCNPADGTCTCTAGWKGARCDQPCPMGTFGPGCLKRCDCVHADGCQATTGECHCLPGWSGSRCNQPCSEGLWGRHCNLTCLKHCPNSDTCVRETGACVCRAGYWGVTCQNKCRAGMYGEQCSMSCPSCGQSYRCHHVTGECDCLPGFTGANCDQVCPAGYFGKQCSEVCINCANNSTCDHRDGHCECLPGWTATDCSIPCSPGRFGPFCTQTCSCPANLICDRFTGDCVCEGGGDECKEDSSVQSGSVMVPLPPGERESWGAIAGIVVLVILVVLLLALLLLYRRRQKDKQNNTPTVSFSTARTVNSEYAVPDVPHSYHHYYSNPSYHTLSQNRPPLPHLPNNHDRTIKNTNNQLFCSVKNMERERRGLFGVESNATLPADWKHHEPRKDSGAFGIDRSYSYSASLGKYYNKELKDSVAVSSSSLNSENPYATIKDLPGLPFCPPESSYMEMKSAVPRERAYTEISPPFNTATLRRERQSSLGHPPHEDPQSHYDLPVNSHIPGHYDLPPLRRPPSPSLRRSPQ; via the exons CTTCACCACCTCAGTGAAGGAGTCCTACTTTCATCCTTATGACCATGTGACAGAGGAGCCCTGCTCGGACCCTCGGACCTCCTACAGATGCACGCGCCACAG GATCACATACAAGACGGCCTACAGGCAGGCGGTGAAGACCGACTACCGAAAGAGGTACCAGTGCTGTCCGGGTTACTACGAGAGCAGAGACAAATGTGTCC CTCGCTGTACCAAGGAGTGTGTCCACGGTCGATGTGTCGCTCCGGACCGCTGCCAGTGTGAGGGAGGCTGGCGAGGAGACGACTGTTCCAGCG CCTGTGATGACAAACACTGGGGTCCGGCCTGCAGCCAGCAGTGCAAGTGTGAGAACGGAGCGCTCTGCAATCCCGTAAAGGGGGAGTGTCAGTGTCTTCCGGGGTTCATTGGACGATACTGCGAGGAGTCATGTCCAGCAGGGACCTTTGGTAAAGGCTGTCTGCAGAGGTGCAAGTGTGGGACTGGAGGATCCTGCGATAAAGCAACAGGAGAGTGTTTATGCCGGGACGGATTCACTGGGACTTT CTGTGAGAAAGCTTGTCCCAGAAGATGTCAGGCACGCTGCCCCTGCCAGAACGGTGGTATCTGCAAGGGCAAAGGGGTCTGTGACTGCCCCCCTGGGTGGACG GGTGCGGTTTGCACGGAGCGCTGCCCAGATGGACGGTTTGGATCAAACTGTGCTGACGAGTGTGTTTGCCACAACAGGGGCAAATGTGACCCTGAAAATGGACAGTGCCAGTGTGCTAAAGGCTTCACCGGTAGTAG ATGTAATGAGGAGTGTGCTGCAGGCTCGTACGGTCAGGACTGCAAAGGTGTGTGTGACTGCGCGAACGGTGCTCGCTGCTACAACATCGACGGAGGCTGCCTGTGTGAGCCGGGGTTTCACGGTCCACACTGCAGGGACAGGATGTGTGCACCGGGCAAATACGGCATGCACTGTGAACGCACGTGTCTCTGccaggacaaacacacactcag CTGCCACCCAATGAAAGGAGAATGCACCTGCCAGCCTGGGTGGGCTGGGCTGTTCTGTAACGAGACCTGCGCTCACGGTTTCTACGGTCACGGTTGCCTGGagccgtgtttgtgtgtgaatggaggGGTGTGTGATTGTGCAACAGGTCAATGCAAGTGTGCACCCGGGTTCACG ggggTTCACTGTGAGAATCCATGTAAAAGTGGCACCTATGGCAAGAACTGCTCTCTGGAGTGCTCCTGCAAAAACTTTGTCGACTGCTCGCCTGTTGATGGGACCTGCTTCTGTAAAGAGG GCTGGCGGGGGTCGGACTGCTCCTTCCGCTGCTCTGAGGGAACCTGGGGTCCAGGATGCAACGCTACCTGCCACTGCACCAATGGGGCAAAATGTAATCCTGCAGATGGAACCTGCACCTGCACAGCCGGCTGGAAGGGGGCACGCTGTGACCAACCGTGCCCG ATGGGCACGTTCGGGCCAGGCTGCCTGAAGAGGTGTGATTGTGTTCATGCAGACGGCTGCCAAGCAACAACCGGGGAGTGCCACTGTCTGCCAGGCTGGTCGG GTTCACGCTGTAACCAGCCGTGTTCAGAGGGTCTGTGGGGGCGTCACTGTAACCTGACCTGTTTAAAGCACTGTCCCAACAGTGACACGTGTGTGAGGGAAACTGGAGCATGTGTGTGTCGCGCAGGCTACTGGGGAGTCACCTGTCAAAACA AATGCCGAGCTGGTATGTATGGAGAGCAGTGCAGCATGTCGTGTCCATCCTGTGGTCAGTCGTACCGCTGCCACCATGTGACCGGAGAGTGTGACTGTCTACCTGGGTTCACTGGAGCCAACTGTGACCAAG TTTGTCCTGCTGGCTACTTTGGCAAACAGTGTTCTGAAGTTTGTATAAACTGTGCCAACAACTCCACATGTGACCACCGGGACGGCCACTGTGAATGTTTGCCCGGCTGGACCGCGACGGACTGCTCCATAC CGTGTAGTCCAGGACGCTTTGGTCCGTTCTGTACTCAGACCTGCTCCTGTCCAGCCAACCTCATCTGTGACCGATTCACtggagactgtgtgtgtgaaggtggaGGAGACGAGTGCAAAGAAG ACTCCTCTGTGCAGTCTGGGAGCGTTATGGTTCCTCTTCCTCCCGGCGAGAGGGAGTCCTGGGGAGCCATCGCTGGCATCGTGGTGCTCGTCATACTGGTGGTGTTGCTGctggctctgctgctgctctaccGCCGCAGGCAGAAGGACAAGCAGAACAACACGCCGACTGTTTCCTTCTCCACCGCACGCACCGTCAACTCTGAATACGCTGTTCCAG ATGTTCCTCACAGTTACCATCATTACTACTCCAACCCCAGCTACCACACATTGAGCCAGAACCGACCTCCACTGCCCCACCTGCCCAACAACCACGACCGCACCATCAAG AACACCAATAACCAGCTGTTCTGCAGTGTGAAAAACATGGAGCGGGAGAGGCGGGGCTTGTTTGGGGTCGAGAGCAATGCCACTCTACCTGCGGACTGGAAACACCACGAGCCCCGCAAAGACTCAG GAGCTTTTGGAATCGACCGGAGCTACAGCTACAGTGCCAGCCTCGGAAAATATTACAACAAAG AGCTGAAGGACTCGGTGGCGGTGAGCAGCAGCTCTCTGAACAGCGAGAACCCGTATGCCACCATCAAAGACCTGCCGGGCCTGCCCTTCTGCCCCCCGGAGAGCAGCTACATGGAGATGAAGTCAGCCGTGCCGCGAGAGCGAGCATACACAGAGATCAGCCCGCCGTTCAACACGGCCACTTTACGCAGAG agcgCCAGAGTTCTCTCGGCCACCCTCCACACGAGGACCCCCAGAGCCACTACGACCTCCCTGTGAACAGTCACATCCCAGGACATTACGACCTACCGCCACTCCGCCGACCCCCCTCACCATCCCTGAGGAGGAGTCCTCAGTGA